Sequence from the Thermosinus carboxydivorans Nor1 genome:
GGGTGAACTGCCAGCGATGATAGAAATTAATGCCGCTTACCCAGTTGCCCAGGCAGCCACCCTTGATAATTTGAAGGCAGCAGCCAGCGGTGAAAATGAGGAGTGGGCAGACCTTTATCCAGCATTTGCCAAGACCGCCGAGGAGGAAGGTTATCCGGAAATTGCTGCCGCCTTTAGAATGATTGCTTCAGCTGAAAAAAGGCATGAAACGAGATTTAACAAACTAGCCGCCAATATCGAAAATGGCAAGGTTTTCAAAAGAGATGAAAAGGTCTTGTGGAAATGCGGTAATTGCGGCTATGTCCACGAAGGGACAGAGGCGCCCGAATTGTGCCCGGCCTGTGTTCATCCCCAAGCCTATTTTGAACTGTTTGTCGAACCCTACTAAGTTCTCGCGTTTTGCCGGGATAGAGGAATTTAATCCGGACGCAAATAAACCCAGCGCTCTTGATATGACGCTGGGTTTATTGCGGTAATAAGGCGAGAAGGGCTGGGGCGAGTAACCAATGCCCTGACGATAATAGGGGGGTTAAGCGGTGAACATTGAGCGATTAAGTGAACGGGCGAAGGAATACCAAAAAGCGGTGCGGCGGCTCCAAGAGGCATTGGCCGAAGATTTATCCAATATCTTAGTTTATGACGGGGTTATTCAGCGTTTTGAATTTACCTATGAACTGGCTTGGAAGCTTATAAAGGCATATCTAGAGTATGAAGGAATCGCTGATGTCAAGTCGCCGCGCGCGGCTTTTAAGGAGGCTTTTACGGCAGGGCTGATTGATAACGGCGAGATTTGGCTGGAGATGATCGACGACCGCAATTTGACGGCCCACACTTATAATGAAGAGAATGCAAAACAGATTTATGCCAAAGTCAAGGAAAAGTATTTTCCCCAGTTCGCTACCTTGGCAAATAAGATAGCGGAGGCGGTCAAATGAAGTTTGGCTTGCCGGAACGTGTTGTGCAAGCAATGGTCAAAGAACTTCAGCGGCGGGAAACGGTAAGCCGGGCGGTCATTTTTGGCTCGCGCGCCCGGGGCGATTATAAATACAATTCCGATATAGATATCGCCGTGTATTGCGAAGGAAGTTTCCCGCCAGGGCTGCGGTCGGATTTGGATGAAGCGGCAGGGATTTATAAGATCGATGTTGTTGATATGAATGGCCCGGTGGCGGAAAAACTGCGGCAAAAGATTGAGGAGCAGGGAATAGAGATTTATCGGCGGAATGAGTAAGCGGGATGCTGGCTGTCGCAACATGAGTTGGCGCAGACTGCCAAAAATCACAAATAATCACAAAAGTTAAGCCCGGCGAGCGGCAATGCTCGCCGGGTTTTTAGCGCACGGCAAGAATATGGTAAAATTTACGATTAGCCCCCGCAGCGCCGGCGCCTGAGCCGCAAAAGGTCGACAAAGGCTTCCAGCCGCGTCACTAGGCCGGCTTCGCCCGACTGTTCGTCAAAGGCAAGCGACAGGACCGGGATGGCGGCATCGCTAGCGGCCTTGGGGAGGATGTTTTTGGCCACCACTTCGGGCATACAGGTAAAGGGAAAGACGTGGACAAGCCCGTCATAGCCGCTTTGTCCCATATGGAGGGCGTAGGCGACGCTTTTGAGGCCGTGGCCGCCAACATAGTGTCCAAGATAGGGCTGGGCAAGGGAGGCCAGCCGGTGAAAAAGATCGAGATATTCCCGGCGGCGGAAGAGGTGGCCGTTAACATAATCGCTCAGGTACATGGTCTGGTGGACTTCTACGCCCATACTTCCCAGCCGCCGCACCAGGTCAAGGTTGACAAACGGCTCCAGCATAACATAAATCTCGCCGACAATGCCGATGCGCAGCGGCGCCGGCTCGGCCCGGACGGGCAGAGCCGCCAGGCGGGCAGCCGCGTCCTGCCATATTCGCCTTAGCGTGGTAAGGTCCGCGGCGTCATCAATCGCCTGCCTGGCATCCTGCCAAATGTCGTTGGCGCCGCCGGCAGCCGCTTCCCGGGCGCGGAGAAAGGAGACCTGCCGCTCAAGATTGTCAAGGGCGTTCATCTTCGCCAGGCCAAGGCGAAAGGACTGGTAGACCTGCCACAGACCCAGACGGGGGGCGAGCCGGCGGATGCTATGCAAGACATCGGGCAGATTGGGTTCAAATACCACCATCGTGAAATCATAGCCGAGGCTGCGCAGGATGCCCTGCTGCACTTCGGCATAGTAACCCAGCCGGCAGGGACCGACGCCGCCGCAGGTGATGAGCGTATCCGCCCCCAGTTCGAGGGCTTCGATGAAATTGCCGAGCGTAACTTTGAACGGTAAACACACCATTTCCGGCGCGTATTTGACGCCCAGCGCAAGCGTCCGCTTGGAAATGGGCGGTGGGGGGAGAACGGTGCAGCCCAGGCCGGTAAAAATGGCCTTAAGGGCTATGCTTAAATGGCCCATATGGGGAAAAGTGACGATCATGACAGTTTCCTCCGTAGCAGCATATCGGTAAACGCCTCCAACCGGGTGACAAAGCCCGCTTCGGCCGTGTGTTCATCCAGGGTGAGCAGCATGCAGGGGATGTTCCGGTTGTGGGCACGCTGGCTGATTAGTTCGCCGACCAGGGCGTCGGGGCCGCAGGCAAAGGAGCTCATAAAAATGATGCCGTCCACCGGTGGTGCCTCGTGCATCAGGCTGAGGGCGGCGCCGGCCATGTGGGCGCTGTTTGACCAAAAAATTTTCTTGCCAAGTGTTTTAGCGGCCGCGGCCGCCCGGCGGGCAGCAACCGCATCCGGGGTGACAACGGCCACGCCCAGCTGCTGGAGTCGCTGCAACACGCGCATACTGATTTGCCGGTCATGGATGAGATAGGGGTGGGCGATGAGGCCGACGCGCCGCCTTTGCGGCGGCATGCTGGCTGCAGGAACGATACTGTGAATATACCGCCAGGCACGGTACCAGGCGGCGATGGTTGGCAGCGAACCTTTACCCAGCAGGCGGCCTACGCCAACAATGGCCTGGTACAAGCTGCGGGCGCCGCGCCGCAGGTTGACGGAGCAGTCGATAAGCGGCGGGAGGTTGGGCAGATTGCTGCGGAGCATGTCTGGCATACCGATGATTTTAGGGCAGGTGTATTGGCCGGCGGCCACGCTCACCAGCCTGGGGGTAAACAGGGCATCTACGCCCTGGCGGCACAGGTCGCAGACATGGCCGAAATACACTTTGACCGGCAGGCATACCTCATCAAGGGCGCTGCCATAATCAAGGGTGGCTTTGGTAGTCTCGCCGGTAACGATTACCTCGGCCCCCAGTTCGCTTAAAAAGCGCTCCCACAGGCTGCCGTACTGGTAATATAAAAGCCCGCGCGGGATGCCAATGCGCATGGTCATGGTAATCAGTCCTTTTCAGTTGTTTTGATTATTTAACCGCAAAGATACTCATGCCAAAAATTGGCACTTAAAAGGCATGAAAACTTTTTTCAACCACGGAGGACACAGAGGCGCGATATTCATCGCGCTAAGGTAAAAAATATCCCCTCCGCGTCCTCTGTGGTTCCATTATTCACCGTGTGATTATACCCGTTTTCAGGGTAGACCCCCCATGTCGTTAGCACGACACCAACAAAGAATGAAAACAGGTGTAGAGTTTTCGGAGTAGTACGCAAAGAGCGCGAAGTTGCGCCAATTTTTCTGGCGCGACAGGCGTCGCGCCCGGTATACCCTTTGCGTCCTTAGCGTCCTACCCTGAAAACGGGGTGCGCCAACCCCCTTGGTCATACTCCATTTTTAGGCAATAGCAAACTAAGCCTGTGCAAATCTATTTTTTGACAGGCCTGGTGTACAAAAGAAAGCTGATTTTCTAGTGTCAACCTGTCATTGAGAACTCTTTTACTTCTTCGCCAATTATTATCCGAATACTTTGGTCGCTAATAATGAACTGAACATCGTCGTCCAGTTTCTTTATGTTTTTAACAAGGTTAACTAAACTTTTAATTTTGCTGCGACGCATTTGTTCCGACAAATAGTTTTCCCCAAGCTCCTTATACGGTTCTTTGCGAATAAGCATGTGGTAAACGATTACAATAATCGCATGTGCTACTGCGACTGCTGCTCGTTTTTTACCTCTTCTGGCTGCTATTCGGTGATATAACGACGATAAATAACAGTTTTTCATCCGCGCTATCGTGTGGGCCGCCTGAACTAGCTGCGACCTAAGCTGTGGATTGCCCGGCTTTGCTTTCCCAGATCTTCGCTTTCCGGCACTTTCGTTGTTCCCTGGAGCTAGACCAGACCATGCGGACACATGTTTGGCGCTTGGGAACCGGCTCATGTCAAGTCCTATTTCTGCCAATATTACTTGGGCAATCCGTTTCCCTATTCCCGGGATTGTATCTATTAGCTCCAGGGCTTGCTTAAAATTTTCGTCTTCTCGCTCTATCCTTTCCATCATCAAGTCTAGTGATGCTATTTGTTTGTCTAAGGCTTCAATAGCTTCAAGTTGGATCTGGATTAGAGCGCGAATGTCAGGGCTTACTATTCCGTCTAGGGCAGTTTCAAGTTCTTCCTGGGAAGCACTTAGCCGACCACGAGATATTTCAGCCAGTTTTTTGGGGTCATTTACGCCGGCAGCAATTGCTTTGATGATTTCTTTCGCCGTTACGCCGTTTATATCGCTTACCACTGATGACAATTTTATGTTGCAGCCTTCCAAGAATTTTTGCAGCCGTTGGATTTCACGGGCGCGTTCTTGAATTTTAGAGGTGCGTAATCTTGTGATTTCCCGCATTTCCCGTTGCCTGCGCTCGGGAATGAAGCTTGGTTTTAGTAGTCCATGGCGAAGAAGCGAAGCTATCCACTCGGCATCTTTAACATCGGTTTTTCGTCCAGGTACGTTTTTAATGTGCTGAGCATTGACTATTATCGCTTTTATTCCTTCGGCTTCCAGAACGTTGATAACCGGCTTCCAGTAAACACCGGTGCTTTCCATTGCTACGATTTCAACCTCATGTTTTTTTAACCAATCGGCAAGTTTGTGCAACTGTTCTGACGTAGTGCCGAAACTGTTGCGCCGCATTTTTTCGCCTACCAGGGCACAGGCTTCAATTTTGCGTTTGTGAATGTCTAACCCGCAACACCGCTCATAAACTACCTGGACATTGTTACTCATTCTAATTCTCCTTCTGCGGCCTTATTTTGCGACTGGTGCAATCATCTCTAGGGATGTATTCTACCCTGCGTACTCTCCAATAGGAGGTGACAGTTAGTGATGCACCGAATGATTGAGGACAATCTTTGCGTCAGGCTCGAAGCGCTAGTACGCGACGTCCTTTGGTCGCCCAGCCGCAAGCTAAATATTCGCCGCAGACTATCCGTTTTCATGCTTTGTGGTGCCAATTATTGGCATGAATATCTTTGCGGTTCACATAAAAACCTTGTCAGCCCCGGAAAAATTTGCTACCATATTTTCAGAACATACGTTCGGTTCCACTTCCCACTTTCCATCTAACCCAAAGGAGGCTTTGTATGCACCGTTACCCCCCACCCGATGCAATCGCGGCCATCCTGCCGGAATACACCACGAGCGGCGACCGCACCGTCATCTTGACTACCGACGGCGCAGCGCATCCGACCAACGCCCGGGTCCGCACCGTCCTCGTGCGCCTGGCGCGGAGCCTGGCGGCCGACCTTACGGCCCTGCGCCAGGCGAGCGCCCGCGCCACCGGCCGCGATATCCTGCAACCCCTGCCGCTCGCGCCTGGGCTTGTCCTCTTTCCGGTCAAAGTGCGCACCCCGCGGGTGGCGAAAGACACCTGCACCGGCTACTTGAATTTGCGGGCGGTGACCGCGGTGCGGGAAAACAAAGCCGGGCCTTTCCCCGCCACGGTGGCACTCCTGGGCGGCGCGTCAATTCCCGTCCTTTGGACGGCGAAAGCCGTGCACAAACAGCTCGGGTACGCCCGCCTGGCCGCTGCCTATTCGCCCCGCGCCGCAGGCCTGGCAGCGCAGGAAGCGGCGGCAACTTATGCCCCGGAGCTCCTACCCATTGCCAAAAAACTGGTGGAAGTTATCTGTGACATCATGCGGCTGCGGCAGCAGCACTAGCCGCCAGCGCGCCAGTTCCGAGCGGCTGACGTCCGGCCGGCGCTGCGCAGCAGGGCGCAGACGGCCACGAGGAAATCCTCGCCGCGCAGCCGGCTAACCAGGTCGAGGACATGGACAACCTGTCCCCGGCAAAGCGGCAGCGCTTCGGCGACCGGCTTGGCGCTCGCCGGTAAGGGCAAAACCGTCACCGTCTCGGCTTCGGCCGTCAGCCGCTCAATAATGGCCAGGGTGAGGTCGGTTGAACCGCAGTCGACGACCACGGCGTCAGCATCTATGTCAGCCGTTTCCAGTTCACGAATCAGGTAGCGCAGCAAGTATTCGATCTCCTGCTCGGCATTTTTTACCAGGATGAGGAAAGTCACGCCGGGCGGGCGAAAGATATGCGGCGCCAAATACCAGTCCCACAGGTCTTTCAGGAAGCACCACAGCCCGTACAGCGCCAGGGACACTAAGACCACGCTCGCCGTATAGGAAAAAAACAAACTATCCTACCCCCCTTCGTCGCGGGATAGGATAGTATATTCAGCGGCAAGCCTAAAAGTGCCCGCCCTATTCTTCCAAAACGACGATCTTATGCCTGATCGCGTAAATAAGCGCCTGCGTCCGGTCGGTAACATTGATCTTCCGGAAGATATTGGTCAAGTGGTTTTTCACCGTCTTTTCGCTTAAGTAAAGCTTCTGGGCGATTTCACTGTTGCTCAGGCCCTGAGCGACGAGTTGCAGCACTTCCAGTTCGCGGTAGGTCAGGCGCTCTTCGCCGCGCCGCGCCGGCTGCACGGCAGACTCCTGTTTTTTCTTTTCGCCACGGCGAATAGTCTCATCAAGCAATCTCTTGGCCAGCGTAGGATAGATGAAGGACTCGCCTTCATAGACGGCGCGGATGGCCGCCACCAGCATGCTGGGTTCGACGTCCTTGAGCAGATAACCGGCCGCGCCGGCTTTAATAACCTCCACGACATAGTTGTCGTCGTCATGGATGGTGAGAATGAGCACCTTAATCTGGGGGTGGCTGTCGCGGAGGCGTTTGGTCACCTCCAGCCCGTTCAGCCGCGGCATGTTGATGTCCAGCAGGATAACGTCAGGCGCCAGTTCGGCCGCTTTGCGCAGCGTCTCTTCCCCGTCGCCGGCTTCGCCGATAACGGCAAAATCGTTTTCCAGCGCCAGCACGTTTTTGATGCCTTGCCTCAGCAGCGCATGGTCGTCGGCAACTAAGATATTAATCGGCATGTAGGCACCTCCCCCTTGCCAAATTAATCTACTTCACAATCCTCGCCGTCAGGAAAATAACCACTTCCGTCTCGTTTTTCGTCTTATGCACGCTCTCGAACAATTTGCCCAGCACCGGCAGGTCGCTGAGCAGCGGCACGCGGTTTTTCCCGCCCGACTCCTCGTTGCTGATGAGACCGCCGATGACCATCGTGTCGCCGTCTTTCATGCGCACATTGGTCGTGGCCTCGCGGGTGGTGACGCGGTAAGCCTTCATCTCCGGCACCAGCGTGGGCGTGCTGACTTCGGTGTGGACGGCGGCGGTAATGTAGCCGTCGGCATTAATACGCGGCGTATAGGTCAGTTTGATGCCGGCGTCGATATATTCAATGGTCGTGGTCGTTTTGCCGTTCTCTGTCCGCTCGACCAGGACCGGGATACGGTCGCCGATGAGGATTTTGGCTTCCTTGCCGTTAATGGTCGTGATCTTCGGCTTGGCCAGAAGTTTGGCCTCGCCGCTTGTTATGAGGGCGCTCAGCTTGGCCTGGAAGGTGAATTCGTAGGGAGTGCCATCATACGCCTTGCCGAACTTGATAACGCCGGGATACTCCCGCGTCGTTTTGGTCGTCCCGCTAGTACTGTCAAATTCCGTATTGGCCGGCAGACCTGACCACTGCCAGTCGAACCCCAGGTCTTTGGCCGCATTTCTGTTGATGGCGACCACCTGGGCCTCCAGCGATACCTGCTCGTACGGGACATCCAGCTCGGCCAAGGCTTGGCGCAAGGCTTCGCTTTCCGCCGGCGAACCGCTAAATACCAGGGAATTGGTGGCCTCGTCCACTTTCAGGCGCTCGTCGGGGATAACAAGCGCCAAGGACTTTTTTACCTCGTCAGCCCGCGCGTACTTGAGCTTGATAATCTGGACCGACCCAAACCCTTTGCTCAGCTTGTCGGCGGAAGCGACAACGATGACATTGCCGGTTTTATAGTAGGTCAGCCCCTTCGTTTTGGTCACCAGGTCCAGGGCCGTCTCGAAGGGAATATTGCGCAGTTGTATCGTAATTTTGCCGGTCACCGAGTCGTCGGCGACAATGCTTACCCGCCCCACACTGGCCAACGCTGTCAGCACGTCCCGCACTTCGGCGTCGGTGACGTTCATGTTGACCATCGGCCCGGCCGCCAGTGCAGGCGGCATAACCAGCAGCAGGCAAAGCATCAGCAGGCACAACCCACTGGCCACCCGCCCCCACACCTTCCTTACCACTTTCCACTTCCCCCTTACCTCATACTTCATACCTCATACCTCATACTTCATACCTCATACTTCATACCTCATTCCTTCCCAACAGTCAGCACCAGTTTGCCGTCCGGCCCCCACAGCGTGACAGAATCCTCGTATACCGCCAGCAGTTGATAGGGCCCGATAAACTCGTTCACCTGATACGACCGGCTCTCGCCGCCATAGCGGATAATCGCCGCTTTGGCGCTGCCGCCGGCCACCACTCCGGTCAGCACCGGCCGGGCCGCCTGGGCCTTGTTGCCCGGCTGCGGCGACGACGCCGGCGCAATAGCTCCGGTTGGCTGAGCGGCGCTTACCGGCTGCTGGGTCTCGGGCAGGGCAAAGGGATCGCGCAGGACGCCGTGCGGC
This genomic interval carries:
- the rbr gene encoding rubrerythrin, which gives rise to MKSLKGTKTAENLLKAFAGESQARNRYTYYASVADKEGYKQIKNIFIETADNEKEHAKRFYKFLLEGFAGELPAMIEINAAYPVAQAATLDNLKAAASGENEEWADLYPAFAKTAEEEGYPEIAAAFRMIASAEKRHETRFNKLAANIENGKVFKRDEKVLWKCGNCGYVHEGTEAPELCPACVHPQAYFELFVEPY
- a CDS encoding acyl-CoA dehydratase activase-related protein → MTMRIGIPRGLLYYQYGSLWERFLSELGAEVIVTGETTKATLDYGSALDEVCLPVKVYFGHVCDLCRQGVDALFTPRLVSVAAGQYTCPKIIGMPDMLRSNLPNLPPLIDCSVNLRRGARSLYQAIVGVGRLLGKGSLPTIAAWYRAWRYIHSIVPAASMPPQRRRVGLIAHPYLIHDRQISMRVLQRLQQLGVAVVTPDAVAARRAAAAAKTLGKKIFWSNSAHMAGAALSLMHEAPPVDGIIFMSSFACGPDALVGELISQRAHNRNIPCMLLTLDEHTAEAGFVTRLEAFTDMLLRRKLS
- a CDS encoding nucleotidyltransferase family protein, producing MKFGLPERVVQAMVKELQRRETVSRAVIFGSRARGDYKYNSDIDIAVYCEGSFPPGLRSDLDEAAGIYKIDVVDMNGPVAEKLRQKIEEQGIEIYRRNE
- a CDS encoding glycosyltransferase family protein produces the protein MFFSYTASVVLVSLALYGLWCFLKDLWDWYLAPHIFRPPGVTFLILVKNAEQEIEYLLRYLIRELETADIDADAVVVDCGSTDLTLAIIERLTAEAETVTVLPLPASAKPVAEALPLCRGQVVHVLDLVSRLRGEDFLVAVCALLRSAGRTSAARNWRAGG
- a CDS encoding nucleotidyltransferase substrate binding protein, coding for MNIERLSERAKEYQKAVRRLQEALAEDLSNILVYDGVIQRFEFTYELAWKLIKAYLEYEGIADVKSPRAAFKEAFTAGLIDNGEIWLEMIDDRNLTAHTYNEENAKQIYAKVKEKYFPQFATLANKIAEAVK
- a CDS encoding secretin N-terminal domain-containing protein gives rise to the protein MKYEVRGKWKVVRKVWGRVASGLCLLMLCLLLVMPPALAAGPMVNMNVTDAEVRDVLTALASVGRVSIVADDSVTGKITIQLRNIPFETALDLVTKTKGLTYYKTGNVIVVASADKLSKGFGSVQIIKLKYARADEVKKSLALVIPDERLKVDEATNSLVFSGSPAESEALRQALAELDVPYEQVSLEAQVVAINRNAAKDLGFDWQWSGLPANTEFDSTSGTTKTTREYPGVIKFGKAYDGTPYEFTFQAKLSALITSGEAKLLAKPKITTINGKEAKILIGDRIPVLVERTENGKTTTTIEYIDAGIKLTYTPRINADGYITAAVHTEVSTPTLVPEMKAYRVTTREATTNVRMKDGDTMVIGGLISNEESGGKNRVPLLSDLPVLGKLFESVHKTKNETEVVIFLTARIVK
- a CDS encoding response regulator yields the protein MPINILVADDHALLRQGIKNVLALENDFAVIGEAGDGEETLRKAAELAPDVILLDINMPRLNGLEVTKRLRDSHPQIKVLILTIHDDDNYVVEVIKAGAAGYLLKDVEPSMLVAAIRAVYEGESFIYPTLAKRLLDETIRRGEKKKQESAVQPARRGEERLTYRELEVLQLVAQGLSNSEIAQKLYLSEKTVKNHLTNIFRKINVTDRTQALIYAIRHKIVVLEE
- a CDS encoding IS110 family RNA-guided transposase; the encoded protein is MSNNVQVVYERCCGLDIHKRKIEACALVGEKMRRNSFGTTSEQLHKLADWLKKHEVEIVAMESTGVYWKPVINVLEAEGIKAIIVNAQHIKNVPGRKTDVKDAEWIASLLRHGLLKPSFIPERRQREMREITRLRTSKIQERAREIQRLQKFLEGCNIKLSSVVSDINGVTAKEIIKAIAAGVNDPKKLAEISRGRLSASQEELETALDGIVSPDIRALIQIQLEAIEALDKQIASLDLMMERIEREDENFKQALELIDTIPGIGKRIAQVILAEIGLDMSRFPSAKHVSAWSGLAPGNNESAGKRRSGKAKPGNPQLRSQLVQAAHTIARMKNCYLSSLYHRIAARRGKKRAAVAVAHAIIVIVYHMLIRKEPYKELGENYLSEQMRRSKIKSLVNLVKNIKKLDDDVQFIISDQSIRIIIGEEVKEFSMTG